A genome region from Kiloniellales bacterium includes the following:
- a CDS encoding DMT family transporter: MEPDQLQGRGIARAREETLDGAADTLPDRPQAARAAAASRNGIVCMVLGSALLTMNDAILKWLTAGYPVGELMFLRGLFVALPITLLAWRDGGVASLRLVRPVGTIFRALLVVASAFMFITGLRYLPLADAYAIAFAGPLFMTLLAMVFLGEKVGWRRWLAVIVGFLGVLVIIRPAGEGLGWVALLPLGAAVFGALRDVVTRRISAEESSTAILAVTTLAVTLAGLATWPFGWLMPTARDVALMALSGLLIGGAHFLLIEAVRLAELGLVAPFKYSALIWSVLLGFLIWGDLPDFWTWVGSAIVIASGLYILRREAVLRRPERTVPRPSPDPS; this comes from the coding sequence ATGGAGCCTGACCAGCTACAAGGCCGAGGAATAGCCCGCGCCCGCGAGGAAACTCTCGACGGCGCCGCCGACACGCTCCCGGACCGGCCGCAGGCCGCGCGCGCCGCCGCCGCGTCGCGCAACGGCATCGTCTGCATGGTGCTCGGCTCGGCGCTGCTGACCATGAACGACGCGATCCTGAAGTGGCTGACCGCCGGCTACCCGGTCGGCGAGCTGATGTTCCTGCGCGGCCTCTTCGTCGCGCTGCCGATCACGCTGCTCGCGTGGCGCGACGGCGGCGTCGCCTCTCTGCGCCTGGTCAGACCGGTCGGCACGATCTTCCGCGCCCTGCTGGTCGTGGCCTCGGCCTTTATGTTCATCACCGGGCTCAGGTACCTGCCGCTGGCCGACGCCTACGCGATCGCCTTCGCCGGCCCGCTCTTCATGACCCTGCTCGCCATGGTCTTCCTCGGCGAGAAGGTTGGCTGGCGCCGCTGGCTGGCGGTCATCGTCGGCTTCCTCGGCGTCTTGGTGATCATCCGGCCGGCCGGCGAGGGCCTCGGCTGGGTCGCCCTCCTGCCGCTCGGCGCCGCCGTCTTCGGCGCGCTGCGGGACGTGGTGACCCGGCGCATTTCGGCCGAGGAGTCGTCGACCGCCATCCTCGCGGTCACTACCCTGGCCGTGACCCTGGCGGGCCTCGCTACCTGGCCCTTCGGCTGGCTGATGCCGACCGCGCGGGACGTCGCCCTCATGGCGCTCTCCGGTCTCTTGATCGGCGGCGCCCACTTCCTGCTGATCGAGGCGGTGCGCCTGGCCGAGCTCGGCCTGGTCGCGCCCTTCAAGTACAGCGCGCTGATCTGGAGCGTCCTGCTCGGCTTCCTGATCTGGGGTGACCTGCCGGACTTCTGGACCTGGGTCGGCTCGGCCATCGTGATCGCCAGCGGCCTCTACATCCTCCGGCGCGAGGCCGTGCTCCGGAGGCCAGAGCGCACGGTGCCCCGTCCCAGCCCGGATCCGAGTTGA
- a CDS encoding pentapeptide repeat-containing protein, giving the protein MSRLSKGIRGVAALALLGLAAACAPTNLEAYKSPNCTTDPNTTWGEVLGSGSVVVNWSGCDKSGADLSGLDLSAADLSGANLSGADLSGTELAGAILVETDLSGANLGGADLTGASVARADLSEADLRGARLRGISLLRSNLSGAILEQVDLTGVNLRDTDQTGTIFYGATWIYGIYICGPDSVGGCRR; this is encoded by the coding sequence ATGAGCAGATTGTCTAAGGGAATCAGGGGGGTCGCAGCGCTGGCGCTGCTCGGCCTCGCGGCGGCCTGCGCGCCGACCAACCTCGAGGCCTACAAGTCGCCGAACTGCACGACCGACCCAAACACCACCTGGGGCGAGGTTCTTGGCAGCGGATCCGTGGTCGTGAACTGGTCCGGCTGCGACAAGTCCGGGGCCGACCTCTCCGGCCTCGACCTGAGCGCGGCGGACCTCTCGGGGGCGAACCTCAGCGGCGCGGACCTCAGCGGCACCGAGCTGGCCGGGGCCATCCTGGTCGAAACCGACCTGAGCGGCGCGAACCTCGGCGGCGCCGACCTGACCGGCGCCTCGGTGGCGCGCGCCGACCTCAGCGAGGCAGACCTGCGCGGCGCGCGGCTGCGCGGTATCAGCCTCCTGCGGTCGAACCTCTCGGGCGCCATCTTGGAGCAGGTCGACCTGACCGGCGTGAACCTGCGCGATACCGACCAGACCGGGACGATCTTCTACGGCGCGACCTGGATCTACGGCATCTACATCTGCGGCCCGGACTCCGTCGGCGGCTGCCGGCGCTGA
- the aspS gene encoding aspartate--tRNA ligase, producing MHLYRTHTCGELRLSDAGAEARLSGWVHRKRDHGQLLFIDLRDHYGLTQCVVDVSSPLLEALEALKNESVVTVTGSVVKRDAETVNPRLPTGEVELKIETFELVSAAELLPLQVNAEEDAGEETRLRYRYLDLRREKMQERIVLRSQIISSIRRRMIEQGFTEFQTPILTASSPEGARDYLVPSRIHPGKFYALPQAPQMFKQLLMVAGFDRYFQIAPCFRDEDARADRSPGEFYQLDFEMSFVTQEDVFAALEPVLHGVFEEFGKDREVTAPPFPRIPFDEAMLKYGTDKPDLRNPIEIVDVTEAFRGGGFGIFAKAIEGGAVARAIPAPGAAARPRSFFDKLNDWARSEGAAGLGYIIFADGEAKGPIARNLEPERAAAIKQAAGLSDGDAVFFACDKPKAAARFAGTVRDRLGQDLDILEPGVFRFCWIVDFPMYELDEDTGEIEFSHNPFSMPQGGLEALENQDPLAIKAYQYDIVCNGVELSSGAIRNHLPEVMIKAFGIAGYAPEEVESRFAGLFTALRYGAPPHGGSAPGIDRIVMLLAEEPNIREVVAFPMNQRAEDLMMQAPAEVEPRRLKELSIKLALPPRKAES from the coding sequence ATGCACCTCTACCGCACCCACACCTGTGGAGAGCTGCGCCTGTCCGACGCGGGCGCCGAGGCCCGGCTGTCCGGCTGGGTGCACCGCAAGCGCGACCACGGCCAGCTGCTGTTCATCGACCTGCGCGACCACTACGGGCTGACCCAGTGCGTGGTCGACGTCTCCAGCCCCCTGCTGGAGGCCCTCGAGGCCCTGAAAAACGAGAGCGTGGTCACCGTGACCGGGTCGGTGGTCAAGCGCGACGCGGAGACCGTGAACCCCCGGCTGCCGACCGGCGAGGTCGAACTCAAGATCGAGACCTTCGAGCTCGTCTCCGCCGCGGAGTTGCTGCCGCTCCAGGTCAACGCCGAGGAAGACGCCGGCGAGGAGACCCGCCTGCGCTATCGCTATCTCGACCTCCGGCGCGAGAAGATGCAGGAGCGCATCGTCCTGCGCTCGCAGATCATCTCCTCGATCCGCCGGCGCATGATCGAGCAGGGCTTCACCGAGTTCCAGACGCCGATCCTGACCGCCAGCAGCCCCGAGGGCGCGCGCGACTACCTCGTGCCGAGCCGGATCCATCCGGGCAAGTTCTACGCCCTGCCGCAGGCGCCGCAGATGTTCAAGCAGCTGCTGATGGTCGCGGGCTTCGACCGCTACTTCCAGATCGCGCCCTGCTTCCGCGACGAGGACGCGCGCGCCGACCGCTCGCCCGGCGAGTTCTACCAGCTCGACTTCGAGATGAGCTTCGTCACCCAGGAGGACGTCTTCGCCGCCCTGGAGCCGGTGCTGCACGGCGTCTTCGAGGAGTTCGGCAAGGACCGCGAAGTAACCGCGCCGCCCTTCCCGCGTATCCCCTTCGACGAGGCCATGCTGAAGTACGGCACCGACAAGCCGGACCTGCGCAACCCGATCGAGATCGTCGACGTGACCGAGGCCTTCCGGGGCGGCGGCTTCGGCATCTTCGCCAAGGCGATCGAGGGCGGCGCCGTGGCGCGGGCGATCCCGGCGCCGGGCGCGGCCGCGCGGCCGCGCAGCTTCTTCGACAAGCTGAACGACTGGGCGCGGAGCGAGGGCGCGGCCGGCCTGGGCTACATCATCTTCGCCGACGGCGAGGCCAAGGGCCCGATCGCCCGCAACCTGGAGCCGGAGCGCGCGGCGGCGATCAAGCAGGCCGCCGGCCTCTCGGACGGCGATGCGGTCTTCTTCGCCTGCGACAAGCCGAAGGCGGCGGCGCGCTTCGCCGGGACCGTCCGTGACCGCCTGGGCCAGGACCTGGATATCCTGGAGCCGGGCGTTTTCCGCTTCTGCTGGATCGTCGACTTCCCGATGTACGAGCTGGACGAGGACACCGGCGAGATCGAGTTCAGCCACAACCCCTTCTCCATGCCCCAGGGCGGCCTCGAGGCTCTGGAGAACCAGGACCCGCTGGCGATCAAGGCCTATCAGTACGACATCGTCTGCAACGGGGTGGAGCTCTCTTCCGGGGCCATCCGGAACCACCTGCCCGAGGTCATGATCAAGGCCTTCGGCATCGCCGGCTACGCGCCCGAGGAGGTCGAGAGCCGCTTCGCCGGCCTGTTCACGGCGCTCCGCTACGGCGCGCCGCCCCACGGCGGCTCGGCGCCGGGCATCGACCGGATCGTCATGCTGCTGGCCGAGGAGCCGAACATCCGCGAGGTGGTCGCCTTCCCGATGAACCAGCGGGCCGAGGACCTGATGATGCAGGCCCCCGCCGAGGTCGAGCCGAGGCGCCTCAAGGAGCTCTCGATCAAGCTGGCCCTGCCGCCGCGCAAGGCCGAGAGCTGA
- the rnd gene encoding ribonuclease D, whose product MTLISESSALADFCARQADSEFITVDTEFIRERTYWPQLCLVQVGGPEELAAVDALAPDLDLAPLKALLLDPSVLKVFHSARQDLEIFYHLWGALPAPIFDTQVAAMVCGFGESVAYDTLARKLVGAKLDKASRFADWAHRPLTARQLRYALSDVDHLRPIYRQLAKHLAKNRRGEWLSEEMALLTDPGTYDTDPWNAWRRLKTRSSNPRYLAVLRSLAAWRETEAQRRDVPRGRVLRDEQLFDIAAHIPETPEALARSRGLNREMATGRFGRAILAAVQEGKAVPDEDCPQAPERFEPPKGIGPMIDLLRVLLKMRCEQEDVAQRLVASTSDLELIAAGPSPDVPALKGWRYEIFGKDALALKEGRLALGIEGRKVRAVPVESG is encoded by the coding sequence ATGACCTTGATCTCCGAGTCATCGGCCCTGGCCGATTTCTGCGCGCGCCAAGCGGACTCCGAGTTCATCACCGTCGACACGGAATTCATCCGCGAGCGGACCTACTGGCCGCAGCTCTGCCTGGTGCAGGTCGGCGGCCCCGAGGAGCTCGCCGCGGTCGACGCCCTGGCGCCGGACCTGGATCTCGCACCGCTCAAGGCGCTGCTGCTCGATCCCTCGGTCCTGAAGGTCTTCCACTCGGCACGCCAGGACCTGGAGATTTTCTATCACCTCTGGGGCGCCCTGCCGGCGCCGATCTTCGATACCCAGGTGGCGGCCATGGTCTGCGGCTTCGGCGAGTCGGTCGCCTACGACACCCTCGCCCGCAAGCTGGTCGGGGCCAAGCTGGACAAGGCCTCGCGCTTCGCCGACTGGGCTCACCGGCCGCTGACCGCGCGCCAGCTGCGCTACGCCCTGTCCGACGTCGACCACCTGCGGCCGATCTACCGGCAGCTGGCGAAGCACCTGGCGAAGAACCGGCGCGGCGAGTGGCTGTCCGAGGAGATGGCGCTGCTGACCGATCCGGGCACCTACGATACGGACCCCTGGAACGCCTGGCGGCGGCTCAAGACCCGCTCGTCCAACCCCCGCTACCTCGCTGTCCTGCGGTCGCTCGCCGCGTGGCGGGAGACCGAGGCGCAGCGGCGCGACGTGCCTCGCGGCCGGGTCCTGCGCGACGAGCAGCTGTTCGATATCGCCGCCCACATCCCGGAGACGCCGGAGGCGCTGGCCCGCAGCCGCGGCCTGAACCGGGAAATGGCGACGGGGCGCTTCGGGCGGGCCATTTTGGCCGCGGTCCAAGAAGGCAAGGCGGTGCCCGACGAGGACTGCCCGCAGGCGCCGGAGCGCTTCGAGCCGCCCAAGGGCATCGGCCCGATGATCGACCTGCTGCGGGTGCTCCTGAAGATGCGCTGCGAGCAGGAGGACGTCGCCCAGCGGCTGGTCGCCAGCACCTCGGACCTGGAGCTGATCGCGGCCGGACCCTCGCCCGACGTGCCCGCCCTCAAGGGCTGGCGCTACGAGATCTTCGGCAAGGATGCGCTGGCCCTCAAGGAGGGCCGCCTGGCGCTGGGGATCGAGGGCCGCAAGGTGCGCGCCGTCCCGGTCGAGAGCGGCTGA
- a CDS encoding SDR family NAD(P)-dependent oxidoreductase: MADEGKAAGGRLDGRIALITGASRGIGAAVARRFGDEGAQVVLTARTVGGLEEVDDEIRKAGGRPAVLVPIDLRKGEKIDQLGAALFERFGRLDVLVGNAAVLGALSPTGHLAPQTWAETMEVNVNANWRLIRSLDPLLRQSDAGRAIFVTSGVTQKAFAYWSAYAASKAALEALVMSYAAEVEKTALKVNLIDPGIRRTRLRAQAFPGENPASLPEPDSVAHHFVPLAAVDCTRHGERVRTT, translated from the coding sequence ATAGCGGACGAGGGCAAAGCGGCGGGCGGACGCCTCGACGGACGGATCGCCCTGATCACCGGCGCCTCGCGCGGCATCGGCGCCGCGGTCGCGCGGCGCTTCGGCGACGAGGGCGCGCAGGTCGTGCTGACCGCGCGCACGGTCGGCGGCCTGGAGGAGGTCGACGACGAGATCCGCAAGGCCGGCGGCCGCCCGGCGGTCCTGGTGCCGATCGATCTGCGCAAGGGCGAGAAGATCGACCAGCTCGGCGCGGCGCTCTTCGAGCGCTTCGGGCGGCTCGACGTCCTGGTCGGCAACGCCGCCGTGCTCGGCGCCCTCTCGCCGACCGGCCATCTCGCGCCGCAGACCTGGGCCGAGACCATGGAGGTCAACGTCAACGCCAACTGGCGCCTGATCCGCTCCCTGGATCCCCTGCTGCGCCAGTCCGACGCCGGCCGTGCGATCTTCGTGACCTCGGGGGTCACCCAGAAGGCCTTCGCCTACTGGAGCGCCTACGCCGCCTCCAAGGCGGCGCTCGAAGCCCTGGTGATGAGCTACGCCGCCGAGGTCGAGAAGACGGCGCTCAAGGTCAACCTGATCGATCCGGGCATCCGGCGCACCCGCCTCCGGGCCCAGGCTTTCCCGGGCGAGAACCCGGCGAGCCTGCCCGAGCCGGACAGCGTGGCGCACCACTTCGTTCCGCTGGCCGCCGTCGACTGCACACGCCACGGCGAACGGGTCCGCACGACTTGA
- a CDS encoding DUF2937 family protein produces MIGRILNGMIAIIGALGFAQFPAFFQQYLQRLGGRLDQARWDMQRTLDDATSAGRTLEAYIAELQTADSEAARLAARRELERLESFGALQHAYESLALAGVWQRPVTFARNFDHSIAEETLRVFEPALLMTPEALSYAAFGMVLCLFLYAGGELGARKVAFRIREGTWI; encoded by the coding sequence ATGATCGGTCGCATTCTCAACGGCATGATTGCCATCATCGGCGCCCTGGGCTTCGCCCAGTTTCCCGCCTTCTTCCAGCAGTACCTCCAGCGCCTGGGCGGCCGGCTCGACCAGGCGCGCTGGGACATGCAGCGCACGCTCGACGACGCGACCAGCGCCGGCCGCACTCTGGAGGCCTACATCGCCGAGCTCCAGACCGCCGACTCCGAGGCGGCCCGGCTCGCCGCCAGGCGCGAGCTGGAACGGCTCGAGAGCTTCGGCGCCCTGCAGCACGCCTACGAGAGTCTGGCCCTGGCCGGTGTCTGGCAGCGGCCTGTGACCTTCGCCCGCAACTTCGACCACTCGATCGCAGAGGAGACGCTCCGGGTCTTCGAGCCGGCCCTGCTGATGACGCCCGAGGCGCTGTCCTACGCCGCCTTCGGCATGGTGCTCTGTCTCTTCCTCTACGCCGGCGGAGAGCTGGGCGCCCGCAAGGTGGCCTTCAGGATCAGGGAAGGAACCTGGATATAG
- the purF gene encoding amidophosphoribosyltransferase, producing MPRTNPFDDDKLREECGLFGIFGEDADAAAHTALGLHALQHRGQEAAGIVTWDGEHFHAHRDLGYVGDIFSDERVITRLAGGAAMGHVRYSTAGDTVLRNVQPLFADLQFGGFALAHNGNLTNAVRRRSELVERGSLFQSTMDTEVIVHLVATSRAATTVDRVIEALRQVEGAYALVAMTANCVIGVRDPLGVRPLVLGRRGGSYIVTSETCALDIIGAEFLRDVEPGEMVVLDESGVHSLRPFPPSSCRFCIFEHIYFARPDSLVEGASVYETRKRIGAELAKESGVPADVVIPVPDSGLPAAIGYAEAAAVPFELGIIRNHYVGRTFIEPAQTIRNLGVKLKHNANRTSIEGKRVVMVDDSIVRGTTSIKIVEMVRAAGAVEVHMRIAAPPTTHSCFYGIDTPARDELLAARMDLDEMARHIGVDSLAFISLDGLYRAMGETGRNNNAPQYCDACFTGDYPTRLTDREVTGQQAQLTLLAELA from the coding sequence CTGCCTCGGACCAACCCCTTCGACGACGACAAGCTGCGCGAGGAATGCGGCCTGTTCGGGATCTTCGGGGAGGACGCCGACGCGGCGGCTCACACGGCCCTCGGCCTCCATGCGCTCCAGCACAGGGGACAGGAAGCGGCCGGGATCGTCACTTGGGACGGCGAGCACTTCCACGCCCACAGAGACCTGGGCTACGTCGGCGACATCTTCTCGGACGAGCGCGTGATCACGCGCCTGGCGGGCGGCGCGGCCATGGGCCATGTCCGCTACTCGACGGCGGGCGATACGGTGCTGCGCAACGTCCAGCCGCTGTTCGCCGACCTTCAGTTCGGCGGCTTCGCCCTGGCCCATAACGGCAACCTGACCAACGCGGTCAGGCGCCGGAGCGAGCTGGTCGAGCGCGGCTCGCTGTTCCAGTCGACCATGGACACCGAGGTGATCGTTCACCTGGTCGCCACCTCGCGCGCCGCGACCACGGTCGACCGGGTGATCGAAGCCCTGCGCCAGGTCGAGGGCGCCTACGCCCTGGTCGCCATGACGGCGAACTGCGTGATCGGCGTGCGCGACCCGCTGGGCGTGCGCCCCCTCGTGCTCGGGCGGCGCGGCGGCTCCTATATCGTGACCTCGGAGACCTGCGCGCTCGACATCATCGGCGCCGAGTTCCTGCGTGACGTCGAGCCCGGCGAGATGGTGGTGCTCGACGAGAGCGGCGTCCACTCGCTGCGCCCCTTCCCGCCGTCGTCCTGCCGGTTCTGCATCTTCGAGCACATCTATTTCGCCCGGCCCGATTCCCTGGTCGAGGGCGCCAGCGTCTACGAGACGCGCAAGCGCATCGGCGCCGAGCTGGCGAAGGAGAGCGGGGTGCCGGCGGACGTCGTCATCCCCGTCCCCGACTCCGGGCTCCCCGCGGCAATCGGCTACGCCGAGGCGGCGGCGGTGCCCTTCGAGCTGGGCATCATCCGGAACCACTACGTCGGCCGCACCTTCATCGAGCCGGCGCAGACCATCCGGAACCTGGGCGTGAAGCTGAAGCACAACGCCAACCGGACGTCGATCGAAGGCAAGCGCGTCGTCATGGTTGACGACTCGATCGTGCGCGGCACCACCTCGATAAAGATCGTCGAAATGGTGCGCGCGGCCGGAGCGGTCGAGGTCCATATGCGGATCGCCGCGCCGCCGACCACCCACTCCTGCTTCTACGGCATCGATACGCCGGCGCGCGACGAGCTTCTGGCCGCGCGGATGGATCTGGACGAGATGGCCCGGCACATCGGCGTCGACAGCCTCGCCTTCATCTCGCTCGACGGGCTCTACCGGGCCATGGGCGAGACGGGACGCAACAACAACGCGCCGCAGTACTGCGACGCCTGCTTCACCGGGGACTATCCGACCCGGCTGACCGACAGGGAGGTCACGGGCCAGCAGGCCCAGCTAACCCTTTTGGCGGAGCTCGCCTAG
- a CDS encoding CvpA family protein, giving the protein MAVLDVVILVVLAVSALFAFLRGFVHELLAIAAWAGAVAAALYGFTPLAPIVRDLTGLGAMADFGAAMAIFFFVLIILTLLNRLIAKRVQSSSLSTLDRSLGLVFGILRGALLICILWIFVVWAVPSRDFPDWVTEARILPVVEKGASYLYALVPEELQPDDEPDLDNSALDFEQSFQLLVRPEPKSDGSLGVSGYNERERKEMERLIEAQQ; this is encoded by the coding sequence TTGGCTGTCTTGGATGTCGTGATCCTGGTCGTCCTGGCCGTCTCGGCGCTGTTCGCCTTCCTGCGCGGTTTCGTCCACGAGCTGCTGGCGATCGCCGCCTGGGCCGGGGCCGTCGCCGCCGCGCTCTACGGCTTCACGCCTCTGGCGCCGATCGTCCGGGACCTGACAGGCCTGGGCGCCATGGCCGACTTCGGCGCCGCCATGGCGATCTTCTTCTTCGTCCTGATCATCCTGACCCTGCTCAACCGCTTGATCGCCAAGCGGGTCCAGAGCAGCTCGCTCAGCACTCTCGACCGCTCGCTCGGTCTCGTATTCGGGATCCTGCGCGGTGCCCTCCTGATCTGCATCCTGTGGATCTTCGTCGTCTGGGCCGTGCCGAGCCGGGACTTCCCGGACTGGGTGACCGAGGCGAGAATTCTACCAGTAGTAGAGAAAGGTGCCAGCTATCTCTATGCATTGGTGCCGGAAGAGCTGCAGCCCGATGACGAGCCCGATCTCGACAACTCGGCCCTGGACTTCGAGCAGAGCTTCCAGCTCCTGGTCCGGCCGGAGCCAAAAAGTGATGGTTCCTTAGGTGTCAGCGGGTATAACGAGCGCGAACGCAAAGAAATGGAACGGCTCATCGAGGCCCAGCAGTGA
- the radA gene encoding DNA repair protein RadA → MANRTARYACQSCGASYAKWSGRCEACGAWNTITEESTGVGAPGGLGQRRGRPRPLDFVALKGESREAPRHSTGLAELDRVCGGGFVEGSAILIGGDPGIGKSTLLLQAAASLSLGAAGAGEAAGPPIYVSGEESIEQIRLRARRLGLADAAVRLAAATSVRDIAAALETGEPPGLAVIDSVQTLFVDTLDSAPGTVAQVRASAQELIRLAKRRGFALFLVGHVTKEGAIAGPKVLEHMVDTVLYFEGERGHQFRILRAVKNRFGPTDEIGVFEMTDAGLMEVANPSALFLAERRGQVAGAAVFAGLEGTRPLLVEIQALVSPSPLATPRRAVVGWDSARLAMVLAVLEARCGLVLAGRDIYLNVAGGLRISEPAADLAVAAALVSAALNAPVPEDTVIFGEVGLSGEVRSVGRSDARLKEAEKLGFTRALMPRRRSSGEGAAKQGLERIEIGHLRDLLARFEAGPRDAPAGWPGPAAGNA, encoded by the coding sequence ATGGCTAATCGGACCGCCCGCTACGCCTGCCAGTCTTGCGGCGCCTCCTACGCCAAGTGGAGCGGGCGCTGCGAAGCCTGCGGCGCGTGGAATACGATCACCGAGGAGAGCACCGGCGTCGGCGCCCCCGGGGGTCTGGGCCAACGCCGGGGCCGCCCGCGGCCGCTCGATTTCGTCGCCCTGAAGGGCGAGAGCCGGGAAGCGCCGCGCCACTCGACCGGGCTCGCCGAGCTCGACCGTGTCTGCGGCGGCGGCTTCGTCGAGGGCTCCGCCATCCTGATCGGCGGCGATCCCGGGATCGGCAAGTCGACGCTGCTGCTCCAGGCCGCGGCCAGCCTGAGCCTCGGCGCGGCCGGCGCAGGCGAGGCGGCGGGCCCACCGATCTACGTCTCGGGCGAGGAGTCGATCGAGCAGATCCGCCTGCGGGCCCGGCGCCTGGGCCTCGCGGACGCGGCGGTCCGGCTCGCCGCGGCGACCTCGGTGCGCGACATCGCCGCCGCGCTGGAGACGGGCGAGCCGCCGGGCCTCGCCGTCATCGACTCCGTGCAGACGCTCTTCGTCGATACCCTCGATTCGGCGCCCGGCACCGTGGCCCAGGTGCGGGCCAGCGCCCAGGAACTGATCAGGTTGGCGAAACGCCGCGGCTTCGCGCTCTTTCTCGTCGGCCACGTCACCAAGGAAGGCGCGATCGCCGGCCCCAAGGTTTTGGAGCACATGGTCGATACGGTTCTTTACTTCGAGGGAGAACGGGGCCATCAGTTCCGTATCCTACGCGCGGTGAAGAATCGATTCGGTCCGACCGACGAAATCGGCGTGTTCGAGATGACCGACGCAGGTTTGATGGAGGTGGCCAATCCCTCGGCCCTGTTCCTGGCGGAACGGCGCGGGCAGGTGGCCGGTGCCGCGGTCTTCGCCGGCCTGGAAGGCACGCGCCCCCTGCTGGTGGAGATCCAGGCCCTGGTCTCGCCCTCGCCCCTGGCGACGCCGCGCCGCGCCGTGGTCGGCTGGGACTCCGCGCGCCTCGCGATGGTTCTTGCGGTGCTCGAGGCCCGATGCGGGCTGGTGCTGGCCGGCCGGGACATCTATCTCAACGTGGCCGGCGGCCTCAGGATCAGCGAACCGGCGGCCGACCTCGCCGTCGCCGCCGCGCTGGTGTCGGCCGCGCTGAACGCGCCGGTGCCCGAGGATACCGTCATCTTCGGCGAGGTCGGCCTGTCCGGCGAGGTCCGCTCGGTCGGGCGCAGCGACGCCCGCCTGAAGGAAGCGGAGAAGCTCGGCTTCACCAGAGCCCTGATGCCGCGGCGCCGGTCGAGCGGTGAGGGCGCGGCGAAGCAAGGACTGGAGCGGATCGAGATCGGCCATCTGCGGGACCTGCTGGCGCGCTTTGAGGCCGGGCCGCGGGACGCGCCCGCCGGCTGGCCCGGCCCGGCGGCCGGAAATGCCTGA
- a CDS encoding ATP-binding cassette domain-containing protein — protein MTQPVPKIAISGLSKAFDDKIVLDGLDLNVGQRESVVVIGGSGTGKSVMLKCILGLLHPDRGSIKVDGEEVVGLQGSDLERVRKKFGMLFQNAALFDSMPVWENVAFGLIQGQAMARPEAKEIALEKLAAVGLGPQVGELWPAELSGGMRKRVGLARAIATSPEIIFFDEPTTGLDPIMGDVINDLIVKCVRELGATALSITHDMASARKIADRIAMLYEGKIIWQGPTGEVDRSGNPYVEQFINGLAEGPIEMQVRAV, from the coding sequence ATGACCCAGCCGGTCCCCAAGATCGCCATCAGCGGCCTGTCCAAGGCCTTCGACGACAAAATCGTGCTGGACGGCCTCGATCTCAATGTCGGCCAGCGGGAGTCCGTGGTCGTGATCGGCGGTTCGGGCACCGGCAAGTCGGTCATGCTGAAGTGCATCCTGGGCCTGCTCCACCCCGACCGGGGCAGCATCAAGGTCGACGGCGAGGAGGTCGTCGGCCTTCAGGGCTCCGACCTGGAGCGGGTGCGCAAGAAGTTCGGCATGCTGTTCCAGAACGCGGCGCTGTTCGATTCCATGCCGGTCTGGGAGAACGTCGCCTTCGGCCTGATCCAGGGCCAGGCCATGGCCCGCCCCGAGGCCAAGGAAATCGCGCTCGAGAAGCTGGCCGCGGTCGGTCTCGGGCCCCAGGTCGGCGAGCTCTGGCCGGCGGAGCTGTCCGGCGGCATGCGCAAGCGGGTGGGCCTGGCGCGGGCGATCGCGACCTCGCCGGAGATCATCTTCTTCGACGAGCCGACCACCGGCCTCGACCCGATCATGGGCGACGTCATCAACGACCTGATCGTCAAGTGCGTCCGCGAGCTGGGCGCAACCGCGCTCTCGATCACCCACGACATGGCCAGCGCCCGCAAGATCGCCGACCGCATCGCCATGCTCTACGAGGGCAAGATCATCTGGCAGGGGCCGACCGGGGAGGTCGACCGCTCGGGCAATCCCTACGTGGAGCAGTTCATCAACGGGCTCGCCGAGGGACCCATCGAGATGCAGGTCCGCGCCGTGTGA